A stretch of the Vigna radiata var. radiata cultivar VC1973A chromosome 7, Vradiata_ver6, whole genome shotgun sequence genome encodes the following:
- the LOC106765869 gene encoding uncharacterized protein LOC106765869 isoform X2, translated as MRLGSTELIPTPFFSCRRHFPTLQLHILTGAVPPRRRRNWVVSSSRLKSPIAIYGSVNERTCFDMLWKWLAKLVSFYLLSLNLAAAASDYPIPSTYPCEDISNYYTPVKNLGLTGEALKRQLNSIIAPHHSLSYREVWDALKVLDAADVNNPEASSEIVEIYSLRVVPKRLSGKPEGWNREHLWPRSYGLSKGPSLTDIHNIRPADVNVNSSRGNKYYGECVTSSTKCLRPANKEAAFDTETDKQSWAPPMQVRGDIARALMYMAVCYGFRQPGESPGLQLSDTPNIENREMGLLTTLLKWNEVDPPSREEKLRNERICKFYQHNRNPFVDHPEYANLIWKQAY; from the exons ATGAGGCTAGGCTCAACGGAGCTGATCCCAACCCCATTCTTTTCATGCCGCCGCCACTTCCCGACACTTCAACTTCACATACTCACCGGAGCAGTGCCGCCGCGCCGCCGCCGCAATTGGGTCGTCAGTTCAAGCCGTCTGAAATCTCCGATTGCAATTTATGGCAGCGTCAACGAGAG GACATGTTTTGATATGTTGTGGAAATGGCTTGCTAAACTTGTTTCCTTTTACTTGCTATCTCTCAATCTGGCTGCTGCAGCCTCTGATTATCCAATTCCCTCTACTTATCCCTGTGAAGACATTAGCAATTACTATACTCCCGTAAAGAATTTAGGATTAACTGGTGAAGCACTCAAGAGACAATTGAATAGCATCATTGCCCCACACCATTCCTTGTCCTACCGAGAG GTGTGGGATGCCCTTAAGGTTCTTGATGCTGCTGATGTTAATAACCCAGAAGCTTCGTCTGAAAT AGTTGAAATTTACTCCTTGAGAGTTGTCCCAAAACGGTTATCAGGAAAACCAGAGGGATGGAACA GGGAACATCTATGGCCTCGTTCTTATGGGCTGAGCAAAGGTCCATCTTTGACTGACATACATAACATTCGTCCTGCTGATGTAAATG TCAATTCATCAAGGGGGAACAAGTACTATGGTGAATGCGTTACTAGCTCAACCAAATGTTTGAGGCCAGCTAACAAAGAAGCTGCTTTCGACACTGAAACAGACAAGCAGAGCTGGGCACCACCTATGCAG GTTAGAGGAGATATAGCAAGGGCATTAATGTACATGGCAGTTTGTTATGGTTTCCGGCAACCAGGGGAAAGTCCAGGTCTTCAACTCTCGGATACCCCTAACATTG AAAACAGAGAGATGGGACTCCTTAccactttattaaaatggaatgAGGTTGATCCACCTTCAAGGGAAGAAAAACTGAGAAATGAGAGGATCTGCAAATTTTATCAGCATAATCGGAATCCTTTTGTTGATCATCCGGAGTATGCCAATCTTATATGGAAACAAGCTTATTGA
- the LOC106765869 gene encoding uncharacterized protein LOC106765869 isoform X1, translating to MRLGSTELIPTPFFSCRRHFPTLQLHILTGAVPPRRRRNWVVSSSRLKSPIAIYGSVNERTCFDMLWKWLAKLVSFYLLSLNLAAAASDYPIPSTYPCEDISNYYTPVKNLGLTGEALKRQLNSIIAPHHSLSYREKQVWDALKVLDAADVNNPEASSEIVEIYSLRVVPKRLSGKPEGWNREHLWPRSYGLSKGPSLTDIHNIRPADVNVNSSRGNKYYGECVTSSTKCLRPANKEAAFDTETDKQSWAPPMQVRGDIARALMYMAVCYGFRQPGESPGLQLSDTPNIENREMGLLTTLLKWNEVDPPSREEKLRNERICKFYQHNRNPFVDHPEYANLIWKQAY from the exons ATGAGGCTAGGCTCAACGGAGCTGATCCCAACCCCATTCTTTTCATGCCGCCGCCACTTCCCGACACTTCAACTTCACATACTCACCGGAGCAGTGCCGCCGCGCCGCCGCCGCAATTGGGTCGTCAGTTCAAGCCGTCTGAAATCTCCGATTGCAATTTATGGCAGCGTCAACGAGAG GACATGTTTTGATATGTTGTGGAAATGGCTTGCTAAACTTGTTTCCTTTTACTTGCTATCTCTCAATCTGGCTGCTGCAGCCTCTGATTATCCAATTCCCTCTACTTATCCCTGTGAAGACATTAGCAATTACTATACTCCCGTAAAGAATTTAGGATTAACTGGTGAAGCACTCAAGAGACAATTGAATAGCATCATTGCCCCACACCATTCCTTGTCCTACCGAGAG AAACAGGTGTGGGATGCCCTTAAGGTTCTTGATGCTGCTGATGTTAATAACCCAGAAGCTTCGTCTGAAAT AGTTGAAATTTACTCCTTGAGAGTTGTCCCAAAACGGTTATCAGGAAAACCAGAGGGATGGAACA GGGAACATCTATGGCCTCGTTCTTATGGGCTGAGCAAAGGTCCATCTTTGACTGACATACATAACATTCGTCCTGCTGATGTAAATG TCAATTCATCAAGGGGGAACAAGTACTATGGTGAATGCGTTACTAGCTCAACCAAATGTTTGAGGCCAGCTAACAAAGAAGCTGCTTTCGACACTGAAACAGACAAGCAGAGCTGGGCACCACCTATGCAG GTTAGAGGAGATATAGCAAGGGCATTAATGTACATGGCAGTTTGTTATGGTTTCCGGCAACCAGGGGAAAGTCCAGGTCTTCAACTCTCGGATACCCCTAACATTG AAAACAGAGAGATGGGACTCCTTAccactttattaaaatggaatgAGGTTGATCCACCTTCAAGGGAAGAAAAACTGAGAAATGAGAGGATCTGCAAATTTTATCAGCATAATCGGAATCCTTTTGTTGATCATCCGGAGTATGCCAATCTTATATGGAAACAAGCTTATTGA
- the LOC111241998 gene encoding uncharacterized protein LOC111241998, with amino-acid sequence MGWWHKITKTWTALSARIKLRKSRISGGRVGGTGEYTNDCGGISGGLLKLRDDVQMCGYRDVEVMWNMLNISLQHDQMEAARSSNNSEFRKRGCKQRSISRVLFWTSHSVN; translated from the exons ATGGGTTGGTGGCATAAGATCACAAAAACTTGGACTGCACTCTCTGCTCGTATCAAGCTTCGAAAATCAA GGATTTCCGGTGGCCGAGTTGGTGGAACCGGTGAATACACCAATGATTGTGGTGGAATCAGTGGAGGGTTGTTAAAGCTTCGTGATGATGTGCAAATGTGTGGGTACAGAGATGTTGAGGTGATGTGGAACATGTTGAACATAAGTCTTCAGCATGACCAAATGGAAGCGGCGAGAAGCTCCAACAACTCAGAATTTCGCAAGCGTGGGTGCAAGCAAAGATCTATTTCCAGGGTTTTGTTCTGGACTAGCCATTCAGTGAATTGA